One segment of Natronosalvus halobius DNA contains the following:
- a CDS encoding BtpA/SgcQ family protein — translation MDWNHHDAFGTERPICGMIHLPALPGSPGYEGSREAIRTRALEDAATLEAGGVDGIVVENFGDSPFYPDEVPNHTVAEMSALATTITSAVDVPVGVNILRNDAEAALSVAAAAGASFVRVNVHVGAATTDQGIVEGRAHETVRLRDRLEADVAILADVDVKHATPLGEAGLAQTALETAVRGRADGLIISGAGTGQTTSLEDLERVAEALSTVDRDVPIPVFVGSGVTPKSIDDAFAVGADGAIVGTALKEGGETTNPVSRERVEALVEAARTAES, via the coding sequence ATGGACTGGAATCATCACGACGCCTTCGGAACGGAACGTCCAATCTGCGGGATGATCCACCTTCCGGCGCTCCCTGGATCGCCGGGCTACGAGGGAAGCCGCGAGGCGATTCGCACTCGCGCGCTCGAGGACGCCGCCACGCTCGAGGCCGGCGGCGTCGACGGCATCGTCGTCGAGAACTTCGGCGACTCGCCGTTCTACCCCGACGAGGTGCCGAACCACACCGTCGCCGAGATGAGTGCGCTGGCGACGACGATCACGAGCGCGGTCGACGTCCCGGTCGGCGTCAACATCCTGCGAAACGACGCCGAGGCCGCTCTCTCGGTCGCCGCCGCGGCGGGGGCGTCGTTCGTCCGGGTCAACGTCCACGTCGGCGCCGCGACGACGGATCAGGGGATCGTCGAGGGACGAGCACACGAGACGGTTCGGCTCCGAGACCGGCTCGAGGCCGACGTGGCCATCCTCGCGGACGTGGACGTCAAACACGCGACGCCTCTCGGGGAGGCGGGGCTGGCACAGACCGCCCTCGAGACGGCGGTCCGTGGACGGGCTGACGGGCTAATCATCTCTGGGGCTGGAACCGGACAGACGACGTCGCTCGAGGACCTCGAGCGGGTGGCCGAGGCGCTGTCGACGGTCGACCGGGACGTACCGATACCGGTGTTCGTCGGCAGCGGCGTCACACCCAAGTCGATCGACGACGCCTTTGCGGTGGGCGCGGACGGGGCGATCGTCGGGACAGCGCTGAAAGAAGGTGGGGAGACGACGAATCCCGTTTCACGGGAGCGAGTGGAGGCGTTGGTGGAGGCGGCTCGAACGGCGGAATCGTAA